A stretch of Leptospira andrefontaineae DNA encodes these proteins:
- a CDS encoding ATP-dependent helicase, which produces MSVDLVQGLNDPQKAAVERLEGPVLILAGAGSGKTRVITHRIANLILNKRTDSICALTFTNKAAAEMLERVGKLVPSIPWNVQIKTFHSLCLYILRRETSYLGMPSGFTVYDSVLQESLIKQVIKDLHEDPKQYKPSSLTGIFSSWKDGLSNSDFYIRKENFSHRSQMISNIYEEYEKRKKKNQALDFGDLIQKTVELFRENPGVLKSYQDRWNYIMVDEYQDTNKAQYTLVRLLSGDRGNLCVVGDDDQSIYSWRGADISNILNFESDFPNAYVVKLEENYRSTSRIIRAASKVIANNSGRKEKELFTNNELGEPISVSQFENETEEAYDIVKKIRAGSARGADYKDFAIFYRTNAQSRYFEEGLRSSGIPYKIFGGFRFFDRAEIKDMIAYLNVVANPMDSNSLLRIVNTPPRGIGEASIEKIRKFSLDQGISFLEAIGHPDLPLKKASLGKAKELYHLFEDLIDRKEKGELPSKIALEIVGRSGWIDYMERDAHDEEAVSKVENVREFVNSIEEYESREDSPNLEEYLNQISLLTSEEDSAQLTDYVHLMTVHNAKGLEFPTVFLTGLEEGTFPHSMSLEEPNGEEEERRLFYVALTRARVKLYLSYSRTSRKFGKVEDRIPSHFLPEIPSECFGEEGILAQKGVRRPVGPPTASSGAYKIPETPKEREDSSKPLGEEADIREGDRVKHAQFGLGQVISVQGSGKNRKVKIKFGGLEKNFFLAYTPLEKL; this is translated from the coding sequence TTGTCAGTTGATCTAGTACAAGGCTTGAATGACCCGCAGAAAGCCGCCGTCGAAAGATTGGAGGGCCCTGTTTTAATTCTAGCAGGAGCCGGTTCCGGAAAAACTAGAGTAATCACTCATAGGATCGCGAACCTGATTCTGAACAAAAGAACAGATTCGATTTGCGCACTCACTTTTACCAATAAAGCTGCCGCAGAAATGTTGGAAAGGGTCGGAAAACTTGTGCCTTCCATTCCTTGGAATGTGCAGATTAAAACATTTCACTCACTCTGTTTGTATATTTTGAGAAGGGAAACTTCTTATCTTGGAATGCCTTCTGGATTTACAGTGTATGATTCTGTTCTACAGGAATCCTTAATCAAACAAGTGATCAAGGATTTACATGAGGACCCTAAACAATATAAACCTTCCTCTTTGACCGGGATCTTTTCTTCTTGGAAAGATGGGCTTTCCAATTCTGATTTTTATATCCGTAAAGAGAATTTTTCCCATAGATCTCAGATGATCTCAAACATTTACGAAGAGTATGAAAAACGTAAGAAAAAAAACCAAGCCTTAGATTTCGGGGACCTGATCCAAAAGACCGTGGAATTATTCAGAGAGAATCCAGGGGTGCTGAAATCCTATCAAGATAGATGGAATTATATCATGGTAGATGAGTATCAAGATACGAACAAGGCACAATATACATTGGTACGTTTACTATCCGGAGATAGAGGAAATCTCTGTGTCGTAGGTGACGACGATCAGTCAATCTATTCCTGGAGAGGAGCGGATATTTCGAATATTCTAAATTTCGAAAGTGATTTTCCGAATGCGTATGTAGTAAAACTTGAGGAAAACTATCGTTCTACTTCCAGGATTATCCGTGCTGCTTCCAAGGTGATCGCAAATAATAGTGGAAGAAAAGAGAAAGAATTATTCACGAATAATGAATTAGGAGAACCTATCTCCGTCTCCCAATTCGAGAACGAAACGGAAGAAGCTTACGATATAGTTAAAAAAATCAGAGCGGGATCTGCGAGAGGGGCGGACTACAAGGATTTTGCGATCTTCTACAGAACAAATGCTCAGTCCAGATATTTTGAAGAAGGACTTAGATCTTCCGGTATACCATACAAAATTTTCGGCGGTTTCAGGTTCTTTGATAGAGCTGAGATCAAAGACATGATCGCTTATCTGAACGTGGTCGCAAATCCAATGGATTCCAATTCATTATTAAGAATTGTGAATACACCTCCTCGTGGGATTGGTGAGGCGAGTATAGAAAAGATCCGCAAATTCTCCTTAGACCAAGGGATCTCATTTTTAGAAGCGATTGGGCATCCTGATCTTCCCTTAAAAAAAGCAAGTTTAGGAAAAGCTAAAGAACTCTATCATCTATTCGAGGATCTGATCGATCGGAAAGAAAAAGGGGAACTACCTTCTAAGATTGCCTTGGAGATTGTTGGAAGATCCGGCTGGATAGATTATATGGAAAGAGATGCTCATGACGAAGAAGCAGTCTCTAAAGTAGAGAACGTCAGAGAGTTTGTAAACTCGATCGAAGAATACGAGTCTCGAGAAGATTCTCCGAACTTGGAAGAATATCTGAACCAGATCAGCCTTCTAACCTCGGAAGAGGACTCTGCCCAACTCACTGACTATGTTCATCTTATGACAGTCCACAATGCAAAAGGATTAGAGTTCCCCACAGTTTTTCTGACAGGTTTGGAAGAAGGGACCTTCCCCCATTCTATGAGCTTGGAAGAGCCGAACGGTGAGGAAGAAGAAAGAAGACTTTTTTACGTGGCATTGACCCGGGCCAGAGTGAAATTATACCTAAGTTATTCCAGGACTTCTCGAAAATTCGGAAAAGTAGAAGACCGGATCCCATCTCATTTCCTTCCTGAAATTCCGTCTGAATGTTTTGGGGAAGAAGGAATTCTTGCACAAAAGGGAGTCCGCCGACCGGTAGGGCCTCCTACTGCTTCTTCTGGAGCATATAAAATCCCGGAAACTCCAAAGGAAAGGGAGGATTCTTCTAAACCATTGGGAGAAGAGGCGGATATTCGAGAAGGAGATAGGGTCAAACATGCCCAATTCGGCCTTGGGCAGGTGATTTCCGTCCAAGGGAGCGGCAAAAACAGGAAGGTAAAAATAAAGTTTGGGGGCCTGGAGAAGAACTTTTTCCTTGCCTATACCCCCTTAGAGAAATTATAA
- the recN gene encoding DNA repair protein RecN: MLQTITIRDFALIESAQIDLSKGLTAITGETGSGKSLLLDALSSLLGGKSSTMDIRTGSDKYCLEAEFDISQNPGAITWMREHGFPLNGSAIVIRKEFTRDGKTKIQINHSLSSAQVLRGLGEILSEVHNQNDQILLLDKAQQLDILDGFAGLHTLRGEVKEGFLTYKSLKKRLEELELSHADRNRKKEILQYQIEEIHTANLKSGEEEELSKEENLLVHGEKLAENLDIITGYLHESESSVLGIFPKVLAASDKIKVLNESLNEMDSALKEAYVTIREINTTAQDQKEEVFFSPERLSHVQSRLDLIQKLKKKYGNSISEILETKKKAEDELSALEQNLDSKTSLEKEKKKAADKLTQACLQLSKSRREVLNKFESKLKSELEVLGMKGAGLQVVLRWETSPEGEVEAQGKSYLVNEFGLDQAEFYFSPNPGEKPRPLRKIASGGEISRVMLAIKSVLGSNFDGKVLVFDEIDSGLGGEIASDVAKKLRTLSKTHQIILVTHLQQIAAAADHHLLVSKRLKEGRTVSETEFLGMEERTMELARMIAGQNISKGALHHAKELLKKKAV, encoded by the coding sequence ATGCTTCAAACAATTACTATTCGAGACTTTGCATTAATTGAATCCGCCCAAATCGATCTAAGTAAAGGGTTAACTGCGATCACTGGAGAGACCGGTTCCGGAAAATCACTGTTGCTAGATGCTCTTTCCTCCTTACTTGGAGGCAAGAGTAGTACAATGGATATCCGAACAGGCTCGGATAAGTATTGTCTGGAAGCTGAGTTTGATATTTCCCAAAATCCAGGAGCCATAACTTGGATGCGGGAACATGGATTTCCGCTCAACGGTTCGGCGATCGTGATCAGAAAGGAATTCACTCGGGATGGAAAAACAAAAATCCAGATCAATCATTCACTTTCTTCTGCTCAGGTTCTTCGCGGGTTGGGTGAGATCCTCTCCGAAGTGCATAATCAGAACGATCAGATCTTACTTTTGGACAAGGCCCAGCAGCTAGACATCTTGGATGGTTTTGCAGGTTTGCATACACTTCGAGGGGAAGTGAAGGAAGGATTTTTAACGTATAAAAGCCTCAAAAAAAGGCTAGAGGAATTAGAATTATCTCACGCTGATAGAAATCGCAAAAAAGAGATACTTCAATACCAAATAGAAGAGATCCATACTGCCAATTTAAAATCGGGAGAAGAGGAAGAACTGAGTAAAGAAGAGAATCTACTCGTTCACGGAGAAAAACTCGCGGAAAATCTGGATATAATCACAGGTTATTTGCATGAAAGTGAATCTTCTGTATTAGGGATTTTTCCTAAGGTGCTTGCCGCTTCCGATAAGATTAAAGTTTTGAACGAATCATTAAACGAAATGGATTCTGCCCTCAAGGAAGCGTATGTTACAATCCGTGAGATCAATACTACGGCCCAGGACCAAAAAGAAGAGGTATTTTTCTCTCCGGAAAGATTATCTCATGTGCAGTCCAGACTCGATCTGATCCAAAAACTTAAGAAGAAGTATGGAAATTCAATTTCAGAAATTTTGGAAACAAAGAAGAAGGCGGAAGATGAACTTTCAGCCTTAGAACAGAACTTAGATTCTAAAACTTCTCTGGAGAAAGAAAAGAAGAAGGCGGCAGATAAACTTACCCAGGCTTGTTTGCAACTTTCCAAATCTAGACGAGAAGTATTAAACAAGTTCGAATCCAAACTCAAATCAGAATTAGAAGTTTTGGGAATGAAGGGCGCAGGGTTGCAGGTAGTACTTCGTTGGGAAACAAGTCCTGAAGGAGAGGTGGAAGCCCAAGGAAAATCCTATTTAGTAAACGAATTCGGATTGGATCAGGCTGAATTCTATTTCAGTCCAAACCCTGGGGAGAAACCAAGACCTCTTCGCAAAATTGCTTCTGGAGGTGAAATTTCCAGAGTGATGTTGGCCATCAAAAGTGTGCTTGGTTCCAATTTTGACGGAAAAGTTTTAGTTTTTGATGAGATTGACTCTGGTCTGGGTGGAGAGATTGCTTCGGATGTAGCAAAAAAACTCAGAACACTTTCCAAAACTCATCAGATCATCTTGGTCACACATTTACAGCAGATCGCTGCTGCAGCTGATCATCATCTTCTTGTGAGTAAACGACTGAAAGAGGGAAGGACTGTTTCCGAAACTGAATTTCTAGGAATGGAGGAGAGGACAATGGAACTTGCAAGAATGATTGCGGGTCAAAATATCTCCAAAGGCGCTCTCCATCACGCAAAGGAATTGCTCAAAAAGAAGGCGGTTTAA
- a CDS encoding BamA/OMP85 family outer membrane protein, giving the protein MKRKVSIYKSFAVIFVSGFFFYSGEISQLFSKKSDYFGKIVREIKFNGNKNTSDSDISGLLELRTGKLLTKGIIDRDLKALFASGFFYFIDIKAEEMEGGVRVIFELRERPRVKDVEFIGADEVFPADLRDKMPLKENEVITPQKVTKSRDVILQKYKDEGFFLAYVKVELGKPDPKTNLVKVRFIIDEGEEIPVAKINIYGNETIETSEIIGLMELKEEGLFEGGNFKESSFEKDKEVIQAYLRSKGYLDSELIREGTNWEIHWENPEKKNRRVIIVNIKLYEGQVYYFNGYTVSHDMTTDGDGRPIFLNKETNPPETPKDKLKPLFTIPEIEKSLDYSSKDAGEVFDETVFSRDRATVNELYGSKGHIFAQVIPRRKIVSLDSESLEYYENCATRRTELEKKTCEEEYKQLNIRKLREIYRDSPELRGRKFVHVDFTIRENNLAQIENVIIKGNKKTQDKVIRRELLFKPGDLFDSSLVNRSRERIFNLGYFKEVNFNMRPGSDDTKMNLVIEVLEQPTGTVSMGGGYGTITGFTIFTEIGENNLNGTGQKVSGRLEFGPYRRSFQISWTEPWMYDTPWSLSLSMFYFSRTIFLGSTSTISISDSTTAPTVENATYDNNGLGVTMGVAHRLGTNWTHFHRYTPAFYSYSNPTALVSDAVLANVRRGWQFRSQITNGLAYDIRDNVFAPTRGYDLLFQVDNVGQYLGGASHFDQYRVLAEYYHTWFDFTFGGLIRNNALRRWRVVQEFRTSDTFIFQRSPAGGSHSQDPVQDPYIRPQDLLIIGGYESLRGWYYNDQKYPVEWRDGAQHRLLFDTEIRIPIEPSLLWLVVFLDGGALYEQTNRAVGTKKDYFESYDKNKADQIAANPIGWYIQNNFNLQNGRKADVTYDELNNPGRLILSADNVAMDRMRYSWGVGLRVQIPVLPLRIYFAQKLKPTGNFWAPFEKYESDNAFQFVFGIGDYRF; this is encoded by the coding sequence TTGAAACGAAAAGTATCTATATATAAATCCTTTGCCGTTATTTTTGTAAGCGGGTTCTTTTTTTACTCCGGCGAGATCTCTCAACTTTTCTCCAAAAAAAGCGATTATTTCGGAAAGATCGTAAGAGAAATAAAATTTAACGGAAACAAGAACACATCCGACTCGGACATTAGTGGTCTTTTGGAATTGAGGACCGGTAAACTCCTCACCAAAGGGATCATAGACAGGGATCTAAAAGCGTTATTCGCTTCCGGCTTCTTCTACTTTATAGATATCAAAGCGGAAGAAATGGAAGGTGGTGTCAGGGTTATTTTTGAACTCAGAGAAAGGCCACGGGTTAAAGACGTGGAATTTATCGGAGCTGACGAAGTTTTTCCGGCCGACCTTCGAGATAAAATGCCTCTCAAAGAAAACGAGGTGATCACACCACAAAAGGTCACTAAATCCAGAGATGTTATATTACAAAAATATAAAGATGAAGGCTTCTTCCTTGCTTATGTAAAGGTTGAGCTTGGAAAACCGGATCCAAAGACAAATTTAGTAAAAGTCCGTTTCATCATCGACGAGGGAGAAGAGATCCCTGTCGCAAAAATCAATATCTATGGTAACGAGACAATTGAGACTTCTGAGATTATAGGTCTCATGGAGTTAAAGGAAGAAGGTCTATTCGAAGGTGGTAACTTTAAAGAAAGTTCCTTCGAAAAAGATAAGGAAGTTATCCAAGCTTATTTGAGAAGTAAGGGATACTTGGACTCAGAGTTGATCCGGGAAGGAACCAACTGGGAGATCCATTGGGAAAACCCCGAAAAGAAAAACAGAAGGGTAATTATAGTCAATATCAAACTGTATGAAGGACAGGTGTATTATTTTAACGGGTATACTGTTTCTCATGATATGACTACCGATGGTGATGGTAGACCTATCTTCTTAAACAAAGAAACTAACCCGCCTGAAACCCCTAAGGATAAATTAAAACCTTTGTTCACGATCCCGGAGATCGAAAAGTCCTTAGATTATAGTTCTAAAGATGCGGGAGAAGTTTTCGATGAGACCGTATTCTCTAGAGACAGAGCCACGGTAAATGAACTCTACGGATCGAAAGGTCATATTTTCGCTCAGGTGATCCCAAGAAGAAAGATCGTTTCCTTGGATTCTGAAAGTTTAGAATATTACGAAAATTGTGCCACCAGAAGAACAGAACTGGAAAAAAAGACCTGCGAAGAAGAATACAAACAATTAAACATCCGTAAATTAAGAGAAATTTATAGAGATAGTCCTGAATTAAGAGGGCGCAAGTTCGTTCACGTGGATTTTACTATCCGCGAGAATAACTTGGCTCAGATCGAAAACGTAATCATTAAAGGGAATAAAAAAACCCAGGACAAAGTGATTCGTAGAGAGTTACTTTTTAAACCTGGGGACTTATTCGATTCTAGTTTAGTGAACCGCTCCAGGGAAAGGATCTTCAACTTAGGTTACTTTAAAGAAGTAAACTTTAACATGAGACCAGGTTCGGATGATACAAAGATGAATCTGGTCATCGAAGTATTAGAGCAACCTACTGGAACAGTTTCCATGGGTGGTGGTTATGGAACCATTACTGGATTTACCATCTTCACAGAGATTGGTGAAAACAACTTAAACGGAACAGGGCAAAAAGTTTCGGGACGTTTGGAATTCGGACCTTATCGTAGATCCTTCCAGATCTCTTGGACGGAACCTTGGATGTATGATACTCCTTGGTCTCTCTCCCTTTCCATGTTCTACTTCTCTCGAACCATATTCTTAGGTTCTACTTCCACAATTTCTATTTCGGATAGTACAACTGCGCCAACCGTAGAAAATGCTACCTATGATAACAACGGTTTGGGAGTCACTATGGGTGTGGCTCACAGGCTTGGGACCAACTGGACCCATTTCCATAGGTATACTCCCGCGTTTTATTCTTATTCCAATCCGACTGCGCTTGTGTCAGATGCGGTTTTGGCTAACGTGAGAAGGGGATGGCAGTTCCGTTCTCAGATCACAAACGGTCTTGCTTACGATATCCGAGATAACGTATTTGCTCCTACTCGCGGTTATGATCTTCTATTCCAGGTAGATAACGTAGGGCAGTATTTGGGAGGAGCTTCTCACTTCGACCAATATAGGGTCTTGGCAGAATATTATCATACTTGGTTTGACTTTACATTCGGAGGGTTGATCCGTAACAACGCCCTCCGTAGATGGAGAGTTGTCCAAGAGTTCAGGACCTCTGATACTTTTATTTTCCAAAGGTCTCCTGCAGGTGGATCTCATAGCCAGGACCCTGTCCAAGACCCTTATATCCGTCCTCAGGATTTACTCATCATAGGTGGTTATGAATCCTTAAGAGGTTGGTATTATAACGATCAAAAATACCCCGTAGAATGGAGAGACGGTGCTCAACATCGACTTCTATTCGATACGGAGATACGTATTCCTATAGAACCAAGCTTACTCTGGCTTGTAGTTTTCTTGGACGGAGGAGCGCTTTACGAACAAACGAACCGCGCAGTAGGGACGAAAAAAGATTATTTCGAATCGTACGATAAGAATAAAGCGGATCAGATTGCGGCAAACCCAATCGGTTGGTACATACAAAATAATTTCAATTTGCAGAATGGACGTAAGGCTGACGTTACTTATGACGAATTGAATAACCCAGGAAGATTGATCTTATCAGCGGATAACGTTGCTATGGATAGAATGAGATATTCTTGGGGTGTGGGTCTTAGAGTCCAGATCCCAGTTCTTCCTCTGCGTATTTACTTTGCTCAAAAGTTAAAACCTACCGGAAATTTCTGGGCACCATTCGAAAAATACGAGTCAGACAACGCATTCCAGTTCGTATTCGGTATCGGTGATTACCGATTCTAA
- a CDS encoding 3'(2'),5'-bisphosphate nucleotidase CysQ, with protein sequence MRFPEEAELVSKLVLEAADRIFSIYGTNFHVMEKSKGDPLTEADLQANEIIAGGIRKILKDKVYSEEDSDFSHSSLQGERVWILDPIDGTREFVARNPEFAISLGLLEEGRPVFGIVMNPATGEFFWGAEGKGAYYTILKSPYIENQIDWENTFYLPKLESSELPKILVSVSESKAGLFKKFDYGNDFVLEPKGSIAYKLALVAVGKYPLTLSLRPKNDWDVAGGIAILRASLGKDLEIRSGKDYPFLTSKLGIGLLAGESGLVTQFWEKFKTSLQGSVRDRW encoded by the coding sequence ATGCGATTTCCAGAAGAAGCGGAATTAGTTTCTAAACTTGTTCTGGAGGCCGCAGACCGGATCTTTTCCATCTATGGAACAAATTTTCATGTGATGGAAAAATCCAAGGGTGACCCTCTCACCGAAGCTGACCTGCAAGCAAATGAGATCATCGCAGGCGGCATCCGCAAAATCCTAAAAGACAAAGTTTATTCTGAAGAAGATTCGGATTTTTCCCATTCCTCACTACAGGGTGAAAGAGTTTGGATCTTAGATCCAATCGACGGAACCAGGGAATTTGTAGCTAGAAATCCAGAATTTGCAATTAGCCTCGGACTTTTGGAAGAAGGTAGACCTGTTTTTGGGATCGTAATGAATCCTGCAACGGGAGAGTTTTTTTGGGGAGCGGAAGGGAAGGGTGCATATTATACAATCTTAAAGTCTCCCTATATCGAAAATCAGATCGATTGGGAGAATACATTCTATCTTCCAAAATTAGAATCTTCCGAACTTCCTAAAATTTTAGTTTCCGTATCTGAATCGAAGGCCGGGCTTTTTAAAAAATTTGATTACGGAAATGATTTTGTATTAGAGCCGAAAGGTTCTATCGCTTATAAACTCGCTCTTGTTGCAGTTGGAAAATATCCATTAACACTTTCTCTCCGGCCCAAAAACGATTGGGACGTAGCGGGAGGGATCGCGATACTTAGAGCTTCTTTAGGTAAAGATCTGGAAATTCGTTCCGGTAAGGATTATCCATTCTTAACTTCTAAATTAGGAATAGGTTTACTTGCCGGAGAATCAGGACTAGTGACCCAATTCTGGGAAAAGTTTAAAACTTCCCTCCAAGGTTCAGTCAGAGATCGTTGGTAA
- a CDS encoding MotA/TolQ/ExbB proton channel family protein, which translates to MILAKTDSLVSIIPPETVPILILLVSIVGFTIIIERLIFFSRWKSITPDDWRRVKDLLRDKNYDSASDLMRSLSQGPVSQVLQAGITQFKKNASSVDDEILTQGLNQIQRMEKFLSPLATIATISPLLGVLGTVLGIIRSFAEGSGTRGAEVGISEALITTAMGLAVAIPAYIFHNFFQKKKEDAISEMESLSEQALRFLK; encoded by the coding sequence ATGATTCTTGCCAAAACAGATTCTTTGGTTTCCATTATTCCACCGGAAACCGTACCTATTCTGATCCTTCTAGTCTCTATAGTAGGATTTACAATTATCATAGAAAGGCTGATCTTTTTCTCTCGTTGGAAGTCCATTACTCCGGACGATTGGAGAAGGGTAAAGGATCTACTCAGGGATAAAAACTACGACTCTGCTTCCGATCTAATGAGAAGTTTGAGCCAGGGTCCTGTTTCTCAGGTTTTACAAGCTGGTATCACCCAATTTAAGAAAAATGCATCTTCTGTAGATGATGAGATTCTTACCCAAGGACTAAACCAGATCCAAAGAATGGAGAAATTCCTTTCTCCGTTAGCTACAATTGCAACTATCTCTCCACTTTTAGGAGTATTAGGGACTGTTCTTGGGATTATCCGTTCCTTCGCAGAAGGTTCAGGAACAAGAGGAGCGGAAGTGGGGATCAGTGAGGCATTGATCACTACAGCTATGGGGCTTGCAGTTGCGATCCCAGCTTATATTTTCCATAACTTCTTCCAAAAGAAAAAGGAAGACGCGATTTCCGAGATGGAAAGTCTTTCCGAGCAGGCTCTTAGGTTTTTAAAATAA
- a CDS encoding histidine kinase encodes MAKSFKDLDAQLSDYILNRSRISVQSSRMNSKLEKYVLRILTEVLEKLGQTRYIEMLYTITKEMAINGVKANQKRVFFEDLGLDIRNHEHYDQGLAQFKQNFSEKMADEYGKRCLARGVFVKISVTYAAEGLVVEVVNNTPVIEIEESRMREKMRKAMEYNDIAEFYMDNMDNTEGAGLGIALIMILLKSENIDPNLFRIQTSAAETVARVEIPFTDNYVTIRSKEINQVGNHK; translated from the coding sequence ATGGCAAAAAGTTTCAAAGATTTAGACGCCCAGCTCTCTGATTACATCCTCAACCGCTCCCGCATCTCCGTTCAATCTTCCAGAATGAATTCCAAATTGGAAAAATACGTTTTACGTATTCTAACGGAAGTTCTGGAAAAATTAGGCCAAACAAGATACATAGAGATGTTGTATACGATCACCAAAGAAATGGCGATCAACGGAGTGAAGGCTAACCAAAAGAGGGTTTTCTTCGAAGATCTTGGTTTGGATATCCGAAATCATGAACATTACGACCAGGGTTTGGCCCAGTTCAAACAGAACTTCTCCGAAAAAATGGCCGATGAATACGGGAAACGCTGTCTTGCCAGAGGCGTTTTTGTCAAAATTTCGGTAACCTATGCCGCCGAAGGTTTGGTCGTCGAAGTAGTTAATAATACTCCTGTGATCGAGATCGAAGAATCTCGTATGAGGGAGAAGATGAGAAAGGCGATGGAGTACAATGATATCGCCGAGTTCTATATGGATAATATGGACAATACTGAGGGAGCCGGTCTCGGTATCGCTCTTATCATGATCCTTCTCAAGAGTGAGAATATTGATCCGAACCTTTTCAGGATCCAAACTAGCGCCGCAGAAACTGTCGCCAGGGTAGAAATCCCTTTCACCGACAATTACGTAACCATTAGAAGTAAGGAAATCAACCAAGTTGGAAATCACAAATAA
- a CDS encoding LIC11625 family surface-exposed protein — protein sequence MKRIVILTLAICLGTPLFAGKVSGLVEEFNKVEEFNKNRKVSDAAKKALLEKNLLSALKYSLHRKYLDYKEYTKDLKADSISYEPQKGTFGVYVKYKTYIVFYSYLMDPEIYLQTPINEVFYVRPDNLDEEPHKEDKQPAQPPAGK from the coding sequence ATGAAACGGATCGTAATACTAACCTTGGCTATCTGCCTGGGGACCCCATTGTTTGCTGGAAAAGTCAGCGGTTTAGTAGAAGAATTTAATAAAGTAGAAGAATTTAATAAGAATCGAAAAGTTTCAGATGCTGCTAAAAAAGCATTACTGGAAAAAAATCTTCTCTCCGCTTTAAAATACAGCCTTCATCGTAAATACCTTGATTATAAGGAATATACCAAGGATCTAAAAGCGGATTCTATTTCTTATGAACCTCAAAAGGGAACTTTTGGAGTATATGTAAAATACAAAACTTATATCGTATTTTATAGTTATCTAATGGATCCTGAAATTTATCTTCAAACTCCTATCAATGAGGTATTTTATGTTCGTCCGGACAATTTGGACGAAGAACCTCATAAGGAAGATAAACAACCAGCTCAACCACCGGCAGGAAAATAA
- a CDS encoding ExbD/TolR family protein, with protein sequence MKFKKWSRGESGSFRAGQIELAPMIDVICFIVIYFLMNATLEKSTVVKIELPRSSSTAQEKKKDELVITVNKDGKIFLDKDTEPVPLEKLTEKIKLFNGQNQGDDKDKKEQSKNRVIIRGDGGANYQTIVKVIDKVNEAGVTRFNLAMVRQPGGQ encoded by the coding sequence ATGAAATTCAAAAAGTGGAGTCGGGGAGAAAGCGGAAGTTTTAGGGCAGGCCAGATCGAGCTTGCGCCTATGATCGACGTTATCTGCTTCATCGTAATTTATTTTTTGATGAACGCAACTTTGGAAAAATCCACTGTCGTAAAAATAGAACTCCCTAGATCTTCCAGCACTGCTCAGGAAAAGAAAAAGGATGAATTGGTAATCACTGTCAATAAGGACGGAAAAATTTTCCTAGATAAAGACACTGAGCCTGTTCCTTTGGAAAAACTGACTGAAAAGATAAAATTGTTCAATGGCCAAAACCAAGGCGACGACAAAGACAAAAAAGAACAGAGTAAAAATCGGGTGATTATCAGAGGGGATGGTGGAGCAAATTATCAAACCATCGTCAAGGTCATCGATAAAGTGAACGAAGCCGGAGTAACAAGATTCAATCTTGCTATGGTTCGTCAACCGGGAGGTCAGTGA